Part of the Bacillus cabrialesii genome is shown below.
TTTTCGCCCAATCGGTTTCGCCGGCAAATGCTCCTGTCGTTTCATTTCCGACCTGAACCATGCCGATGTTGACGCCTTCCTTGATCATCTTTTGCAGACTTTGCTTTGTAAATTCGTAGAGCTTTGCTTTTTTAGCTTCAAAGCTGAGATTCGCCCAAGCTTTGGGGACCTTCTGTTTCGCAGGGTCTGCCCAGAAATCAGAGTAATGAAAGTCGGCCAGTACCTTCATTCCGTTCGCTGTCGCTCTTTTGCCGATTTCGATGGCTTTTTGAATATCATTGTTTCCCCCTCCATACCCACGGCCATTTGAATGATACGGGTCATTCCAGATGCGGACGCGAACATAGTTGACGCCAGCTTGTTTTAAGGTTGTAAAAATATCCTGCGGTTTTCCGCTTGTATTATAAAAGGTGACTCCGCTGTTTTCTAAAGCAATAACACTCGACACATCTGCCCCTTTGATAAAGTCCTTGTTCATGCCCTCTACTTTTTTAACGAAAAGATCCTCTGTCCGAACCTCTGGCGCATGTTTTTCCTTCTCAACGGCAGCGGCAAATCCCGGTGAACTGAATGCACTCCACACGATAGCAGCCGCACAGAACATTTTCACTCCGCTTCTCATGATTCCACCCCTCACTAATTAGTAAGCGCTTTCCTAATGCAGAAAAAAGAATCCGCCCATTTCGAGCGGAGCATCAGCCTAATGTGTGTTTACGACTATTCTCACTTCATATTGTTCCATCGTCAGGCGGCCTGACAATATGTCTCCTGTCATTATGTCCTTCACACTCTGATCAAACGTGACCAGCTGTTTTTCTTCCGTAAAATTCATGATGAAAATATAATCATGATCCTGATCCTGCCTCGCTTGTACAGAGACGCCTTTCCCGTGCCGAACCGGAAAAACAGGAGAAAGAGACAGGTCTGTGATCAGCCCTTCATAGAAATCCCGATGAAATTGATCCTCCAAGCGCGCGCCGATAAAATACGCCTTGCCCTGCTGATATTGATGGCTTGTCACCGCTGGCGTACGCGCGTAAAAATCTTCTTGATACACCGCTTCCGCTGATGCGGTCTTTACATCAATCACGGTCGCATAATCCTTCATTTCATATGTTTGGCCGCGGTAGGTGACGGCGTTTCGATCGTTCGGATACAGCGTGTCGGTTTCAAGAGGCTCAATTCCGAAAATAGCTTGAAGATCCGGATGCCATCCGCCTGTATACGTTAAGTCATGTTCGTTCACAATCCCGCTGATATACGTCATGACTAAGGTGCCGCCGTTAGCCGTAAATGATTTTAAACGGGAAATGGTGTCTTCGCTGATTAAGTACAGCATTGGGACGATTAGCAGTTTATATGGTGCAAAGTCTTGTTCTTTCGTGATGACGTCGACAGGGATATCGTGTTCCCAGAATGTGCGGTAATGCTGTTGAAGTGTTTGCGGATAACGTTTTGTCGCCTTCGCAAACCCCTGGGCATCCTCGAGCGCCCAATGATTTTCCCAGTCATATAAAATAGCGGTTTCAGCAGGCCTCTTCGTTCCGACAACCTCGGACAGCTGTTCTAATGTCTCGCCGACTTTGGCCACCTCTTGAAAGACGCGGTTCTTCGAGCTATTGTCATGACCCACAATCGCTCCGTGCAATTTTTCTGATGATCCGCGCGATTTGCGGTATTGGAAATAGAGAACGCTGTCCGAACCGTGGGCGATCATTTGCATGGACGACAGCAGATTCATGCCCGGGCGCTTCGCCTTGTTGACGTTATGCCAATTGACCGCGCTTGGCGTACACTCCATTAATAGGAAAGGCTGCTGCTTCAGGCTTCGGTACAGGTCATTGATGAAGCCGACCTTCATTGCCAAATCAGCTGTGCTTTCCCAGTCATTGTGCCAGACCGGATAAGCGTCCCAGCTGATGACATCGACATGTTTCGCAAATTTGCTGTAGTCGAGGCCCTGATACGGAATCAAATCCGGTGTGTCAGCCATAAAGTTCGTTGTGATAGGGATATGGGGCGTCAGTTCTTTCAGCGGCACGATCTCATTTTCATAAAACGAAATCGTTTGATCGGTGACGAACCGGCGCCAGTCTAAGTTCATGCCGTGCAAGCCACTTTCACCGATCGGCGAAGGGCTTTCAATTTGTGACCAGTCATTGAATGTGTGGCTCCAAAACGGAGTCCACCACGCGTGGTTCAATGTCTTGAGGCTGTTGTCATATTTCGATTTCAGCCACTCCCTGAAAGCACGCTGGCATTGGTCGCAGTGGCAATCTCCGCCGTATTCGTTTGAAATATGCCACATTAACAGCGCAGGATGATTGCCGTATCGTTCTGCTAATAAGCGGTTGATGTTCTGCGTTTTTTCCCGATATGTCTTTGATGTGATGCAGTGGTTGTGCCTTCCCCCGTGCAGCTGTTTGACTCGGGCAGCATTGACACGCAGCACTTCAGGATAGGTTTGCGACAGCCAGGCGGGACGGGCTCCGCTCGGCGTTGCCAATATGACGCGTCCGCCTATGCTGTGAATCCGTTGAAAAATATCATCAAGCCAGTCAAATTGATACACGCCTTCCTCGGGCTCAAGCGCACTCCACGCAAAAATGCCGACAGAAAACGTATTCGTATGAGAAAGCTTCATCAGCTTGATATCATCGGCTAAAATATCGGGCCGATCAAGCCACTGGTCAGGATTGTAGTCTCCTCCGTGAAGCATAAATTTCGCTTCTGTTACGTGTGTTTTTTCAAGCTTTGACATCATATTCTCCTCCTTATTCTCTTAGCCTTTCGTTCCCCCTGCGGTTAATCCGGACACAAAATTCTTTTGCAGCATGATAAAAATGACGGCAACCGGTATGCTGATGAGCAGGGCTCCGGCCGCAAAAGTCGTATAGCTGGCCCCCATGACATCATTCACTAAATTGAATAGGCCGACGGGCAATGTATATGATTCAGGCGTTCTCAATATCGTTGAGGACAGCACAAAATCTCCGAGCGGTCCTGTAAACCCGTTCATGGCAACCACTGCCGCCATCGGTTTTGATAATGGCAGAATGATCTGGAAGAAGATTCTTGTGCTGCTGGCTCCGTCAATCTTGGCGCTTTCGTCTAAATCCATCGGAATGGAATCCATGTACCCTTTCATCAAATACGTATTCATCGGGATCAGGCCGCCGATATAAAGCAAGATTAACAGCCAGTGGCTATTGATCATTCCCAAGATTTGCGCCAATACAAACAAAGCGATTAAAGCTGAAAACTGAGGAATCATTTGCAGCAATAAAAAGAGGGTTAAAGCGTACTTCCTCCCTTTAAATCGAAAGCGCGAAAACGCATAGGCGGTAAACGTCACACAAGTTAAAGACCCCGCCATCGTAAACAGGCTGATCTTCATGGAGTTGATATACCACTGCACATATTGAAGGCTTTCTTTGCCCGCAAATAATTCCTTGTAATGGTCGAATGTCGGATGCTTCGGAATGATGGATGTACTGATCAAGCTATTGCCGGGGTTAAAGCTTGCGCCTGCCGTCCAAAGGAGAGGATAAACAATGATGACCGCCATACAGGCTAATAATAAGTAAGAGAGTAGGAGACGGATATATTTTCTGACCTTCATATCTGCCAGCATGCCCTATGCCTCCTCTTTAAAAGACTTCGTCTGTCTGAACTGCCACAATGCGATGGAGATGACAAACACAGATAATAAAATCGTTAACGCAGCGGCGAGTGAATATTGACTGGACTGCATTGTCAATTTATAAATCCACGAAACAAGGATATCTGTCCCGCCGGCTGTTGATCCGGTCACAGCAGGGCCGCCGCCATTGAATAGATAGATAATATTAAAGTTATTAAAATTAAACGTAAACTGGGTAATGATAATCGGAGCCATGGCAATGAACACCATCGGAAGCGTGATGTATCTCAGCTTTGCGAAGACAGAAGCGCCATCAATCGTGGCTGCTTCATACAAATCGTCCGGGATGGACTGCAATACGCCTGTTGAAACGAGAAAGATGTACGGAAACCCGAGCCAGCCCTGCATGAGAATCAGCGCAAGTCTTGACCAATTGGCATCTGTCATCCACGGAAGAGGCTCTATGCCGAAGAAAGCCAAGATGTCGTGATTCATCGCGCCGAAGCTATCATTAAACAGCCCTGCAAAAATTAAAATTGTAACAAACCCGGGAACGGCCCATGGCAAAATTAGAATCGTCCGGAAAAAGCGTTTAAAACGAATGTCTTTCTGATTGACAATGATCGCGAGAAAAATCCCTAAACTGACTTGCAGCGTAGACGCGGCAAGTGTCCAAACCACCGTCCAAGCCAGCACATCAAAAAAAGTCGACCTCCAAATATCAACTGTGAAAATGTTTGCGAAGGTTTGAAAACCGACCCAATCAATTAATTTAGCGGGAGGAGAATGATACAAATCATAGTTTGTAAACGCTAATGCAAAGCTGAATAAGATAGGAAACACTACGGCGAAAATTAAAATAAACAAAGATGGGCCGCTGACAACGTAAGGATAGCCATGAGAAATGATATGTTGATATTGTTCCTTGAGGGAGCTCAATGGCTTGTTTTCATCGCGCTGTTTTCCGCTTTGAAACGCATCGCGAAGATTCACATAATACACCGCAAGGCCAAAGCAGGTCACGATCACAGCGATAATCCCTTCCGCCAGCAGAAACACGGAATTATCCCGCGGCACTTCTGTTCCTAAAGTAAAGATTCCCCAAAACCCCATATTGAGCAGATCTCCAAAGACCGCAAAAAACGATGCGCCTAAGAAAAGAAAGACAAAACCTTTTATCCATTGCTTGTTATAAAATTGCCCCAGCCCTGGGATGATAGACAGCAACAAAGCGATTTGACGATGCTGCACCGTTTTCACCTCTCTTACAATACAAATCTAGCTTTCCTTTATTTTCCGCTATGCTTTGCTTTCATTTGTCCTTTAGCGGTTTCAGCCGCTTGATCCAATGCTTGCTTGGGATCCGCTTTTCCTGTTGCAACCGTCTGCAATGCCGAATCAGCCGGCGTCCATATTTCATTCATTTCCGGAATATTCGGCGTCGGCTCTGAGAAGCGGGATTGTTCAGTAACCGCCCGCGCAGCCTCGCTTTTCATAATAGCCGGGTCATTGGCTAAGGATTTCACAGCAGGAACTTCCTTCGTTTCTTCATATCGTGTTTTAGAATTTTTTTCGTTTGCCAGGAAAACGGCTAATTCTTGCGCCAGCTCCGCATTCTTAGAAAACGCACTGACGTTGTAGCTTTTGACGCCGATAAAGGAACTCATGTTTTTCCCATTTTCCAGCTTCGGCAGCTTCGTTATGCCATAATTGATTCCTGCTTTCGAAAAGGCTTCTACATTCCACGGGCCTGAGATAATCGCGGCGGCTTTCCCTTCTGTGAACAGTGATTCCAATACATTAATTCCCTGTTCTCCAATAATGCCGGCCGGGAATAAACCATCTTTGTAAAACTTCTGAATCAGCGCCGCCCCTTTGACAGCGCCTTCATTATTGAGTCCAATGTCTGACGGGTTATAGCTGCCGTCTTTGTCCTTTCCAAAAATGTATCCGCCGTATCCGCTCATCACGCTTTCCGCGTAATAAATTTGATCGAATAGGGCTAAAAAGCCAAATTTGCTGCCATCAGCAGTCTTTTTGGAATAGTCGTACCACTCTTCCAGCGTTTGCGGCAATTCCTTTTCTGAAATGAGATCTTTGTTGTAAAAAAGCACTGTCGTTTCGACCGCTTTAGGCAGCCCATAAAGCTTTTGATCAACCATTTGAGACTGAATGGAAGCGTCAGTATAAAGCGACTGAACGTCCTTTTCGACATGCAATTCCTTGAGTAATCCTTCCGTGACAGCCGTACCGATTTGGTCACCCGGCATTGTTAACACGTCAGGCCCCGTGCCGGCCGGTCCGTCCATCCGCAAATCTTCAATCTGCTTGGCATACGGTTTTTCAACGACTTTGACCTTCACATCATGCTCTTTTTCAAACGCAGCAACGGCGTCTTTAATGCCGATGCTCTTTTCTTTATCCTCCCACACGACAAGCTCTGACCCTTTTGAACTTGATTTGGCGCTGGTGCTTTCCTTTGGGCCGCAGGCCGCCAAGGATAAACCGACAGCCGCACACAGCATGAGTACGGAATACTTTTTTACCATTTTCATTGATCGTCACCCTTTCGGTATGAATGAAAGCGCTTTTAAGATAATATAGCACGCTTGAGAAAATGTGTAAACAAACTATTTACTTATTTAGGTAAATTATTTTACCTAAACAAAAAAACGGCTTAGTCTCCTAAGCCATTCTTAATTCATGCTCTTTCTGACGATTAATTCCGCGCCCACATATAATGTTTTTATCGTCTTTCTCTTGTCCTGCACTTGTTCAAGCAGCATTTCAACAGCATTTTTACATAATTCATATATATCTATATGAAACGTTGTCAGAGGTGGCGAGACATACTTTGCGAAGCTGATGTTGTTGATGCTCACAACGCTTACCCTGTTCGGTATGGCAATCCCTTTTTCGTTCAGGGCTTGCAGACAGCCTACTGCAATCGGATCCGCCGCTATCAAAAAAGCAGTCGGAAGCTGATCGCCTAATGTGTCAATCGCTGCTGTCATCAGGCGGTAGCCGTTTTCTACAGAAAATCCGCGATGACAAAAAATATAACGCTCGTCCAGCATGCCTTTTTCGCTCATATAGGATCTGAAGGTTTGTTCACGGATGTCCATTTCATCCTGATTGGTGTTCGGATTTTTGTATGTGCCGCCGATAAATCCGATGTTCTTGTGCCCTTTTTCGCTCAAGATGTTTACCGTCTTTCTTGTCATTTGGGCTAAATCAGGCCTAACCGAGTCAAAGTGATCGGGATCAGGAGTTGAATCGATAAAAACGCCATTTTCAGTGAGATTTCTGAGGAAAGCCAGTTCTTGATCGGAAAATGTGCCGACGGCTATAAACCCTTCGGTAAGTTCAGGAATGCTTTCAATTCCATCCGATATTTTATAAGTGGCCATGTCGACATTGAATGCTTTCGCCAGTTTCTCTACTTCTAATCTCATTGTTTTAAAATAGACATCTTCTAATTCTTCTTTATCTGTCAGCCAATATAAAAATGCAATATGTTTGACTAGCGGCCTCACTGTTTTCTTGCGGTAATTGAGCTTCTCCGCCGCTTCATAGATTTTCTCCCGTGTCTCATCAGGAACAGAAAGGCTTTCATCGTTATTTAAAACGCGGGAA
Proteins encoded:
- the ganS gene encoding arabinogalactan oligomer ABC transporter substrate-binding protein GanS, with protein sequence MKMVKKYSVLMLCAAVGLSLAACGPKESTSAKSSSKGSELVVWEDKEKSIGIKDAVAAFEKEHDVKVKVVEKPYAKQIEDLRMDGPAGTGPDVLTMPGDQIGTAVTEGLLKELHVEKDVQSLYTDASIQSQMVDQKLYGLPKAVETTVLFYNKDLISEKELPQTLEEWYDYSKKTADGSKFGFLALFDQIYYAESVMSGYGGYIFGKDKDGSYNPSDIGLNNEGAVKGAALIQKFYKDGLFPAGIIGEQGINVLESLFTEGKAAAIISGPWNVEAFSKAGINYGITKLPKLENGKNMSSFIGVKSYNVSAFSKNAELAQELAVFLANEKNSKTRYEETKEVPAVKSLANDPAIMKSEAARAVTEQSRFSEPTPNIPEMNEIWTPADSALQTVATGKADPKQALDQAAETAKGQMKAKHSGK
- the ganA gene encoding beta-galactosidase GanA: MMSKLEKTHVTEAKFMLHGGDYNPDQWLDRPDILADDIKLMKLSHTNTFSVGIFAWSALEPEEGVYQFDWLDDIFQRIHSIGGRVILATPSGARPAWLSQTYPEVLRVNAARVKQLHGGRHNHCITSKTYREKTQNINRLLAERYGNHPALLMWHISNEYGGDCHCDQCQRAFREWLKSKYDNSLKTLNHAWWTPFWSHTFNDWSQIESPSPIGESGLHGMNLDWRRFVTDQTISFYENEIVPLKELTPHIPITTNFMADTPDLIPYQGLDYSKFAKHVDVISWDAYPVWHNDWESTADLAMKVGFINDLYRSLKQQPFLLMECTPSAVNWHNVNKAKRPGMNLLSSMQMIAHGSDSVLYFQYRKSRGSSEKLHGAIVGHDNSSKNRVFQEVAKVGETLEQLSEVVGTKRPAETAILYDWENHWALEDAQGFAKATKRYPQTLQQHYRTFWEHDIPVDVITKEQDFAPYKLLIVPMLYLISEDTISRLKSFTANGGTLVMTYISGIVNEHDLTYTGGWHPDLQAIFGIEPLETDTLYPNDRNAVTYRGQTYEMKDYATVIDVKTASAEAVYQEDFYARTPAVTSHQYQQGKAYFIGARLEDQFHRDFYEGLITDLSLSPVFPVRHGKGVSVQARQDQDHDYIFIMNFTEEKQLVTFDQSVKDIMTGDILSGRLTMEQYEVRIVVNTH
- the ganP gene encoding arabinogalactan oligomer ABC transporter permease GanP: MQHRQIALLLSIIPGLGQFYNKQWIKGFVFLFLGASFFAVFGDLLNMGFWGIFTLGTEVPRDNSVFLLAEGIIAVIVTCFGLAVYYVNLRDAFQSGKQRDENKPLSSLKEQYQHIISHGYPYVVSGPSLFILIFAVVFPILFSFALAFTNYDLYHSPPAKLIDWVGFQTFANIFTVDIWRSTFFDVLAWTVVWTLAASTLQVSLGIFLAIIVNQKDIRFKRFFRTILILPWAVPGFVTILIFAGLFNDSFGAMNHDILAFFGIEPLPWMTDANWSRLALILMQGWLGFPYIFLVSTGVLQSIPDDLYEAATIDGASVFAKLRYITLPMVFIAMAPIIITQFTFNFNNFNIIYLFNGGGPAVTGSTAGGTDILVSWIYKLTMQSSQYSLAAALTILLSVFVISIALWQFRQTKSFKEEA
- the ganR gene encoding galactan degradation operon transcriptional regulator GanR; amino-acid sequence: MATIKDIAQEAGFSISTVSRVLNNDESLSVPDETREKIYEAAEKLNYRKKTVRPLVKHIAFLYWLTDKEELEDVYFKTMRLEVEKLAKAFNVDMATYKISDGIESIPELTEGFIAVGTFSDQELAFLRNLTENGVFIDSTPDPDHFDSVRPDLAQMTRKTVNILSEKGHKNIGFIGGTYKNPNTNQDEMDIREQTFRSYMSEKGMLDERYIFCHRGFSVENGYRLMTAAIDTLGDQLPTAFLIAADPIAVGCLQALNEKGIAIPNRVSVVSINNISFAKYVSPPLTTFHIDIYELCKNAVEMLLEQVQDKRKTIKTLYVGAELIVRKSMN
- the ganQ gene encoding arabinogalactan oligomer ABC transporter permease GanQ encodes the protein MLADMKVRKYIRLLLSYLLLACMAVIIVYPLLWTAGASFNPGNSLISTSIIPKHPTFDHYKELFAGKESLQYVQWYINSMKISLFTMAGSLTCVTFTAYAFSRFRFKGRKYALTLFLLLQMIPQFSALIALFVLAQILGMINSHWLLILLYIGGLIPMNTYLMKGYMDSIPMDLDESAKIDGASSTRIFFQIILPLSKPMAAVVAMNGFTGPLGDFVLSSTILRTPESYTLPVGLFNLVNDVMGASYTTFAAGALLISIPVAVIFIMLQKNFVSGLTAGGTKG